In the genome of Flavobacteriales bacterium, the window TTGACTGTTAGTAGGAGGGGTATTTTGTACACTACTATTATCACCTTCTTTTTTACCACCAAGCATTGTCATGTTGTCTCCAATAATTTCTGTAGTATATCTTTTGTTCCCTTCTTTATCGTCCCAAGCCCGAGTTCTTATTTTCCCTTCTACATATACTTGAGAGCCTTTTTTTAAATATTTCTCTGCAACTTCGGCCAATCCTCTCCATAGAACAATATTGTGCCATTCGGTTTGGTCGACTCTATTTCCGGATTTGTCTTTATATGATTCTGTGGTTGCGAGTGAGAAACTAGTTACAGCAACTCCGCTTTCTAAATATCTTGTTTCAGGGTCTTTTCCTAGATTACCCACTAATATTACCTTGTTAATCCCAGCCATGGTGTGTTTTATAGATTATTCCCAAATCTAACGATTAAGCTATTCTTTAGCAAAGGTTAGTTTGCGGTTTGAAAAATAATTATCAATAAGTTTTGGTATTGG includes:
- a CDS encoding single-stranded DNA-binding protein, giving the protein MAGINKVILVGNLGKDPETRYLESGVAVTSFSLATTESYKDKSGNRVDQTEWHNIVLWRGLAEVAEKYLKKGSQVYVEGKIRTRAWDDKEGNKRYTTEIIGDNMTMLGGKKEGDNSSVQNTPPTNSQPVASTPEVLSDTDDLPF